Proteins encoded within one genomic window of Candidatus Hydrogenedentota bacterium:
- the purF gene encoding amidophosphoribosyltransferase codes for MESGMVPFGKSCAACPHARNSAACGALCERDFDHVREECGLCAVYGHPEAPKLVYLGLYALQHRGQEGAGIVASHEGNLTAHRGVGLVADVFKPHRLAQVHGDKAIGHVRYSTFGTSTLRNVQPLVVDYARGSMALGHNGTLVNAHVIREQLEENGAIFQSTTDSEVVIQLTARSKQKRFVDCVIEALRQVVGAYCILAIDGDEIVAARDPRGFRPLWLGRRDGAYVLASESCALDIMDAEWVREIEPGEVVLLSPGGIESIFPFEPAQPCKCIFEFVYLARPDSYLFGRSVDAVRKRLGANLARLAPVEADIVMAVPDSSNPAALGYAHESRIPFDMGFIRNHYVGRTFIEPDQRIRDFGVKIKLNPARNVIEGKRIVLIDDSIVRGTTSRKIIKMLRHNGAREIHFRVSSPPIINSCHYGIDTPNRQKLIASHMTVDAIRDYLEVDSLVYQTIDGLVEATDLPRDEFCLACFNDMYPTPTPCDYTLSKISRRHVDTSTEPYDAMKTAMPSEF; via the coding sequence ATGGAATCCGGCATGGTTCCTTTCGGCAAGTCCTGCGCGGCGTGTCCGCACGCGCGAAATTCCGCCGCGTGCGGCGCCTTGTGCGAACGCGATTTCGATCATGTGCGCGAGGAATGCGGACTCTGCGCGGTGTACGGACACCCGGAAGCCCCGAAACTCGTCTACTTGGGCCTGTATGCGCTTCAGCATCGCGGCCAGGAAGGCGCGGGCATCGTCGCGTCGCACGAGGGCAATCTCACGGCCCATCGCGGCGTGGGACTGGTCGCCGACGTGTTCAAGCCGCACCGTTTGGCGCAGGTGCATGGCGACAAGGCGATTGGCCACGTCCGGTATTCAACGTTCGGCACAAGCACCCTGCGTAATGTGCAGCCGCTGGTAGTGGACTATGCCCGCGGTTCGATGGCGCTGGGACACAACGGCACGCTCGTCAATGCGCACGTCATCCGGGAACAGTTGGAAGAGAACGGCGCCATTTTCCAGTCCACCACGGACAGCGAGGTCGTCATCCAACTCACGGCCCGCTCGAAACAGAAACGCTTCGTGGATTGCGTCATCGAGGCGCTCCGGCAGGTTGTCGGCGCATATTGCATTTTGGCGATTGACGGCGACGAGATCGTGGCCGCCCGCGACCCGCGCGGTTTTCGCCCGCTGTGGCTGGGCCGGCGGGACGGGGCGTATGTGCTAGCCAGCGAATCGTGCGCGCTCGACATCATGGACGCGGAATGGGTCCGTGAAATCGAACCCGGCGAGGTGGTCCTCTTGTCGCCCGGCGGCATCGAATCCATTTTCCCCTTCGAGCCGGCGCAACCGTGCAAGTGCATTTTCGAGTTTGTATATCTTGCGCGGCCGGACAGTTATCTCTTTGGCCGGAGCGTGGATGCGGTGCGCAAGCGGCTTGGGGCCAACTTGGCCCGCCTAGCGCCGGTCGAGGCCGATATCGTCATGGCCGTGCCGGACTCGTCGAATCCCGCCGCGCTCGGCTACGCGCACGAGTCCCGCATTCCGTTCGACATGGGCTTCATCCGGAACCATTACGTGGGCCGGACGTTCATCGAACCCGATCAGCGCATCCGCGACTTCGGCGTGAAAATCAAACTCAACCCCGCGCGCAACGTGATCGAAGGCAAGCGCATCGTGCTCATTGACGACAGCATCGTGCGGGGGACCACCTCGCGCAAGATTATCAAAATGCTGAGGCACAACGGCGCCAGGGAGATCCATTTCCGGGTCAGTTCGCCGCCCATCATCAACAGCTGCCATTACGGCATAGACACGCCGAACCGCCAAAAACTCATTGCCTCGCACATGACGGTGGACGCCATACGCGACTATCTCGAAGTGGATTCGCTGGTGTACCAAACGATTGACGGACTGGTGGAGGCAACGGACTTGCCCCGCGACGAGTTTTGCCTGGCCTGTTTCAACGACATGTATCCAACGCCCACGCCGTGCGAT
- a CDS encoding phosphoribosylaminoimidazolesuccinocarboxamide synthase encodes MNKAICETSLPNRTPLARGKVRDIYDLGDQLIIVATDRLSAFDWVNPVGIPDKGKILTAMSLFWFEQTASLVRNHLISADLKDFPEDFRAHADQFEGRSMLVRKCKMFPVEFVVRGYLAGSGLKEYRQTGSVCGIKLPEGLVEASKLETPIFTPATKATDGHDLNISAEEAAKIMDKDLLDTAVKAALDVYSFAREFAASRGIIVCDTKFEFGTLDGEVILADEILTPDSSRFWPADQYQPGKAQPSYDKQYVRDWLETTGWDKNSPPPPLPDDVVEKTREKYVEAYRQLTGRKDF; translated from the coding sequence ATGAACAAAGCCATTTGCGAAACCAGCCTGCCCAACCGCACCCCCCTTGCGCGCGGCAAGGTGCGCGATATTTACGATTTGGGCGACCAATTGATCATCGTCGCGACGGATCGCCTCTCGGCCTTCGATTGGGTCAATCCGGTCGGCATCCCCGACAAGGGCAAAATCCTCACCGCCATGTCCCTCTTCTGGTTCGAGCAGACCGCTTCCCTGGTGCGCAACCACTTGATATCCGCCGATCTGAAGGATTTCCCGGAGGATTTTCGGGCGCATGCGGACCAGTTCGAGGGGCGGTCCATGCTGGTAAGGAAGTGCAAGATGTTTCCGGTCGAATTCGTCGTGCGCGGTTATCTGGCCGGCAGCGGACTCAAGGAATACCGGCAAACCGGATCGGTATGCGGGATCAAACTGCCCGAAGGGCTGGTCGAGGCCAGCAAACTGGAAACACCCATCTTCACGCCCGCGACAAAGGCCACCGACGGCCACGACCTGAATATCTCCGCCGAAGAAGCGGCTAAAATCATGGACAAGGATCTGCTCGACACGGCCGTGAAAGCCGCGCTGGACGTATACTCGTTCGCGCGGGAGTTCGCCGCGTCGCGGGGCATTATCGTGTGCGACACGAAGTTCGAATTCGGCACGCTTGACGGCGAGGTAATTTTAGCCGATGAAATTTTGACGCCCGATTCGTCGCGCTTCTGGCCTGCGGATCAATATCAACCTGGAAAAGCCCAGCCAAGTTATGACAAGCAATATGTGCGCGACTGGCTCGAAACGACCGGATGGGACAAAAATTCCCCGCCGCCGCCGTTGCCCGACGACGTGGTGGAGAAGACCCGCGAGAAATACGTGGAAGCCTATCGCCAACTGACCGGAAGAAAGGATTTCTGA
- a CDS encoding 6-phospho-beta-glucosidase: MKLAVIGGASSYSPELVDGLFARLDSIPVTELWMMDPNRDRLTITTGLARRMAARHGNPFKVYDTGVMREAVKDASYVVTQIRVGGIQARIQDEKLGLRHGIVGQETTGVGGFACALRTIPRILDIAHAMEELAPNGFLVNFTNPSGIVTEALIKHGAIKSVGLCNVPIGIIMDIVKHIGCAPEDVRLDYVGLNHLAWIRRVSIAGKDVTETALAKFIEMAAEEWEVPDVRENMIAAMKSLGMILNGYLQYYYATSAVLDHLKSKEKTRGEEVVEVEKTLFEKYGRPDLDEKPEELSKRGGAHYSTAAFHLISAIQNDTRNRQIVCCRNNGAVPSFDDDVSVEVPAIIGKDGAKAVPQPKPDPIIRGLMQAVKAYETMTVEAAVKGCRERAFQAMLMHPLMPGALASRKLLDELLEINRPYLQGTFF, encoded by the coding sequence ATGAAACTGGCCGTGATTGGCGGCGCTAGTTCCTATTCGCCCGAACTGGTGGACGGGTTGTTCGCACGGCTGGACTCGATCCCCGTTACCGAACTCTGGATGATGGATCCGAACCGTGACCGGCTCACGATCACGACCGGCCTCGCCCGGCGAATGGCCGCCCGCCACGGCAACCCGTTCAAAGTATACGACACCGGGGTCATGCGCGAAGCGGTCAAGGATGCGTCGTACGTCGTCACGCAAATCCGGGTGGGCGGCATTCAGGCGCGCATCCAGGACGAAAAGCTCGGACTGCGCCACGGCATTGTGGGCCAGGAAACGACCGGGGTGGGCGGATTCGCCTGCGCCTTGCGGACCATTCCCCGCATCCTTGACATCGCCCATGCAATGGAGGAACTTGCGCCAAATGGGTTTCTCGTCAATTTCACCAATCCCAGCGGCATCGTGACCGAGGCTTTGATCAAGCATGGCGCGATCAAAAGCGTGGGGCTGTGCAACGTGCCCATCGGCATCATTATGGACATCGTGAAACACATCGGCTGCGCACCCGAAGATGTGAGGCTCGACTATGTTGGACTGAACCATCTCGCATGGATTCGCCGTGTCTCGATTGCGGGCAAGGACGTCACCGAGACCGCGCTGGCAAAGTTCATCGAGATGGCCGCCGAAGAGTGGGAAGTCCCCGACGTCCGCGAAAACATGATCGCGGCAATGAAGAGCCTCGGCATGATCCTGAACGGCTATCTTCAGTATTACTACGCGACTTCCGCCGTGCTCGATCACTTGAAAAGCAAGGAAAAGACCCGCGGCGAGGAAGTGGTCGAAGTCGAGAAAACCCTCTTCGAAAAGTACGGACGTCCGGACCTTGACGAGAAGCCCGAGGAATTGTCCAAGCGCGGCGGCGCGCACTATTCGACGGCGGCGTTCCATTTGATTAGCGCGATACAGAACGACACGCGAAACCGGCAAATTGTGTGCTGCCGGAACAACGGCGCCGTGCCATCCTTCGACGACGACGTGTCGGTGGAAGTTCCGGCAATCATCGGCAAGGACGGGGCCAAGGCCGTGCCGCAGCCGAAGCCGGATCCGATCATTCGCGGACTGATGCAGGCCGTGAAGGCGTACGAAACGATGACCGTCGAGGCGGCGGTGAAGGGCTGCCGGGAACGGGCGTTCCAGGCGATGCTGATGCACCCGTTGATGCCCGGCGCCCTCGCTTCGCGCAAATTGCTTGACGAATTGCTTGAAATCAACCGCCCCTACCTCCAGGGTACTTTCTTTTAA
- a CDS encoding metalloregulator ArsR/SmtB family transcription factor, with protein MDAKTQALFEARAEIVKALAHPTRLFIVDVLSKGERCVCELQADIDADISTVSKHLAVLRNAGIVEDDKRGLQVFYRLRVPCILNFFGCVENVLQENARRHQALVND; from the coding sequence GTGGACGCGAAGACGCAGGCATTATTCGAGGCGCGGGCGGAAATTGTGAAGGCCCTTGCGCATCCGACGCGGCTGTTCATCGTGGATGTGTTGTCAAAGGGCGAGCGGTGCGTATGCGAGTTACAGGCGGACATTGACGCGGACATTTCGACGGTGTCGAAGCATTTGGCGGTACTGCGGAACGCGGGAATCGTCGAGGACGACAAGCGCGGCCTGCAGGTCTTTTACCGTCTGCGCGTTCCGTGCATCCTGAACTTCTTTGGCTGCGTGGAGAACGTGCTGCAGGAAAATGCCCGGCGTCATCAGGCATTGGTGAACGATTGA